Sequence from the Peromyscus eremicus chromosome 4, PerEre_H2_v1, whole genome shotgun sequence genome:
aaaaagaagtcagATGTAAACGCTGTCTTTGGGTGTGGGAGGTAGTAGCTGTGGGCTATAAAGGggaaagaacaaaggagaaaCTGAGGGTCTGCACAGCTTGTGACCACAGGTTGCAAACTCATTGACCAGTAGCCTGGGCTTACAGCAGGGTCTTACAAGCCCCAGAGACTGCTGTTGCTTCTGGGAGTGTGTGCAGAGCAACTTTACAAAAGGAAGCTATGAACTGACCTCCCCACTGTTTTCAGTCACTTTCCCCAAAAGTCCATCAGGATTCTGGATTTGCCCCAATCTGATCTCATTGATAATGGCAGTGTCTTAAACAAATACAATACTCATACTCAATTTATTCGAACAAGGAAAGACGCAGAACTCTCAGAGTCAAAAGACAACTGTGCCAATAGTCCCTTTAGTTTTTACTTGACATTATGAAACATTACGTATTATCTACACACAGTTCCTGTGGTATTTTTAAGCTGCTtataaattacataaatacacacatacaatgtatTCCCTGACACTTTTCTGCTTTAAGAGAGAccaaaataaatttatgtttagTAGCATGGGAGAGGACTATTTGGCAATTCTGCTTCCTCTCAGTTCTACTTTGATCAACTGGAATACAACGACTTTTTCCAGGCCTTACCTTGCAAAAAGGGAATACTGATTCCCAAAGTCGAGGTTGTCTCGTATCTGACctttaatacaataaaaatagagTTTCACCTAGGAAATAGATGCAGTTGGGTACTCAGGTGTTGCTCTTATCTAAATTGTTCTCTTTACTGAGTCAATAAAGAcctgggagtcagatattggggtgaaaacctgccagatcagagaagcaaccagctgaacTTTCTTTTTGGCCGGAGACCCAGCAGGATAACTTCTCTCCATACCatcccaaaacaaaaagaactgcaGATCTCTAAGTCcaccctacttcctgtgtgtgtctgtatccatCTTCCCAGGTCCTCCAAATGTtctatggctaattcttgtcaactaATCATTGGCTCTGCCCCCTGCTCCAAGTTAACTTTATTAACGCAGTCTCAAagtttcacagtgtgatcaaatatcctgcaacacccAGGATCTGAAGTTTGGTGATGGAGGAGTGTATTAAAGAAGATTTTAAATATCCagagatattttattatatagaGAGCTATGTTGGATCTGGAATAATGGGCAGAAAGGGGCCACGTGGCTTTCACACAGACTAAGCTAAGTGATGTGCAAAACGTAGTGGCTTCTAGTGTCATCCAAATATCAAGGTGCCTGCTGTGTCCCTAGCCTTCAGGTGTGGATTGCGACTGGATTGGCACGAAGATGATAAGAATATCCTTTAGCTTTCTTCCTTATTCGTAATGTGTGGGTCCCATGTGGTATAGATTGGTATCATTGAATGAACAGAATGATACACACCAGATGAGAGACACAGGTCTTTGTTTACCTAGGCTTCTTTGTTACTGTACCACAGCTTAGTATAGATCTCTTGAGCAGtgaagaaggaagaaacagaactTGGAAGTGACTACTAGGATGCTATAGGCTGGATTGTGAAAACTCAGGAGGTGGACCCAAGCAGGGTTTGAATACGTTTGGTATTCATTagataaacatttattgagcaacCTAATGTTTGCAAGGCACTGTGTAAGATTCAGAGATCTATTAAATCACACCTCCAAGTGCTTACAATCCAGTTGAGAAGACAACTCAGGTATATAAATTATAAGACAAAAGTTAAGAGCATGCTTAATAGAAACGCTGAAGGCAGACCCACACTAAAGACCTGGTTTCACCTTGTGTTGTCTAGGGTATGTTCCTAATCTGTCTAAACTTCAGCGTGCTCATCTGTGAAATTCAGATAGCAAAAGGACCTGTTTCACAGCATGAGGACCAGCTGATCTTGTCCttgagtggaatgtggtggtttgaatgaaaatcgCCCCCACAGGCTATTTGAATGTTTGGGTCCCAGCTGGTGGAGTGTTTAGAAAGGATtagggagtgtggccttgttagaggaggtgtgtcactgggggtgggctttgaagtctcaaaagcccatgccaagatcagtgtgtctgtctgtctgtctgtctgtctgtccctatATCTTGGCCtactgcttgtggatcagatgtgagctctcagctactgctccagcaccatgcctgcctatctGTTGCCATGCTCCTTGCCACGATGGTCACAGAGTCACCCTCTGGAACTGCAAGCAAGCCCCTAGTTAaaagctttcttttgtaagttgccctGGTTATCATGTCTctacacagcaataaaaaagtagctaagacacctGGCTTCACCTTGTGTCACCCAGAGTATATTACTTAATCTCTCTAAACTTCATTGTGCTCATCTGTGAAAGTCAGACAGCAAAAGGACCTGTTTCACAGATTTAGTTAGAGGATCAGTCAATCTAGCCCTTCCAAAATTCTCTGCTGAGTGTTTACCCCAAGGTAAGTGCTTAGTAAGTGCTACCACTACTACCAGTCCTAGGAGGGCTAAATGCTAGGGCACAAGAGAACAAGGTCTGTGTTCCAAAAAGCTTCCGAAGGACTAAAAGCTATAGAAACTTCTGGAGAAAATGGTCTTCTCGCATAATTGTGACATTCCCCCCTGTAATAGCCTGCAGCTATTTCAAGTGCAGTGACAAGGGACCTATGTTCTCCTAAGGTTATGTCTGCGGACTCACTCCCCTCCTAACATCTATCCTGCTGTCTGACAATCTCCTAAGGTTATGTCTGCAGACTCACTCCCCTCCTAACATCTATCCTGCTGTCTGACAATCTCCTAAGGTTATGTCTGCAGACTAACTCCCCTCCTAACATCTATCCTGCTGTCTGACAATCTCTCCAACTTTCTTtcgcagtgctggggatggaacagcAGGCCGCAGACTTACTAGGTGggattctatcactgagctacacccagccTCTGTCCAAAATTCTCAATCTGGAGATTCATGTTTTAGTTTCTGCACTCCACATTAGTTCTGTAGCACAGTAGGTATGCTGTTTACTCAGACACTGTGGGGCAGAGGTGGGACCGATGAGGGCAGCCAGAGTAGGCAGAATGAGCAAATGCTGGGTTTGTGGATGACAGGGAGACCTACCAAGTCTATAGGAAGGCCCTTTGCGTAGCTCACGCTTCTCCCCTGGTCAGTCCGTCCCTTGTTTGGCATAACGCCTCTGGTGCTGAATAACTGAGGACTTGAAGCTGAACTCTTTTCCGCACACACTACACTCAAAGGGTTTCTCCCCTGTGTGAACTCTCTGATGCTGTGTGAGCCGACACCTCTggctgaaggctttcccacactcgCTACACTCATATGGCTTGTCTCCAGTGTGTATCTTCTGGTGCTGTGTGAGAGAAGAGCGGTCGAAGAAAGCTTTGCCACACTCGTGGCACTGATGGTGTGGCTCCCCAGCATGTGCTTTCTGGTGCCGGTTTAGGGAGGAGACGCCATAGAACGCTTTCCCACACTCACTGCATTCGTATGGCTTCCTGCCAGTGTGGATCAGCTGGTGACGACTGAGAATGCTTTTCTGgctaaaggctttcccacactgctgACACTCATAGGGACTCTCcccagtatgaattctctggtGGCGAGTAAGGGATGACCGGTCAAAGAAGGCTTTGCCACACTCACTGCATTTAAaaggcttctctcctgtgtgaatccgCTGATGCACAGTTAGGGATGACCGGTCAAAGAAGGCTTTGCCACAGGCACTGCACTCGTACGGGCTCTCTCCTGTGTGGGCCATCAGATGTCTGCTGAGACTGCTCCTGTGACTGAAGGCCTTCCCACACTCAGGACAGTCATAGGGCTTCTCGCCAGTGTGAGTTCTCTGGTGGCGGATGAGTGAGGAATGGTCAAAGAAGGTCTTCCCACAGTCACTACACTCCTGGTCTTGGTGTTTAGTGAGGACTTTCTTGGATGGGGCTGACCTTCGCTGCGAGCTTTTGTCCGAGGAAAGGGGTTTCTTGCCAGTGTCTGCTTTAGGACTTTCCTTTCCTGGTTCCAACCCACCTGCTAGTGCTTGAACTTCAAGTTCAGGGCAGAGAGGACTTGGCCTTCTACGGCTTTCTCTCAGTGTTCCTTCTGAAGTAGCTAGGATCTCGGGCTTGGTCTCCCAGTCTGCAACAAAGAGAAAACtcagatgcagtttcttctcTGGACTGGGGGACAATGGCAGATGTAAAGGTAACACTTGGTCACAGCACAGCTCACTTCCCAGATGGTCTTACATCCTGGGAAAGCCTAAGGCTTGGGAATAaaagaggaggcagggaagggctGTTACAACAGACTTCTCAGAACACAGGAGAACAGCTCTGGGAGTGGAGCCAATGGCTTAATTAGGGTGGGCTGAACAGAGACCTGGGAGACCACTAAAAATAAAAGAGGTGTGCACAGGCAAGGCGACAATTCTGAGAAACAAGCTGATGAATACAGATAACTAGTATGTTGATGTACAGCAGGGGAACCAGAGAACTGATGAGTATAACAGGAAGCAAGCGGACAACTTGAATTTGAGAAAAGGGTGACCCCTAACATTCCTTCATacccaaataacaaacaaatttGGTTACCTAGAGAGACACTCTCTGGCCATTCTTTCTCCTCAGACCCATGACGACCCTGTGTCCATGGCTCGTcccttctcttcaactgaagaatcaCATCAGGTCGAGGCACGGGAAGCCCTGCTCATGGAGAAAACGTAAGGCAGGtggttgctgtgatgaaaatgcCTAACCATTCCAAAACTTAATCCTGGCATCTCAGCCTAGACTCTTCCAGAAATGCGGAATGCAGACCCAAGACACCTCTGAGGGAAGGTCAGGACTGAGGCTCTTGAAAGGAAGCGACGCCAGGCACCAGGACAGTGCCCCCCAATGCCAGGCACCAGGACAGTGCCCACCAGCACCAGGCACCAGGACAGTGCCCCCCAATGCCAGGCACCAGGACAGTGCCCACCAGCACCAGGCACCAGGACAGTGCCCCCCAATGCCAGGCACCAGGACAGCGCCCACAAAAGCCTCCTCAGTTCACAGGCAGCCTACGGAAGCTCTCCATCTGGACACTGGCAGCACAGGAGGCTCCTGGCTCCATAGGTgagtataagaaaaagaaaaaaaaaggatcatcTTGACTGAAAAAGCATAAAGAGGGAACTCAATTTTGTGTGTTTGCTCATATTTAGTATATTGCTTTTATGGAAACAAGTCGGTTGTATTCACTGTAGGAAAATTAGAGTTATCTGCAAGTAAAAAGGAAAATCACCTTTCATGCTTTCtactaatatttctttctttttcctcattttgATGCGGAAAGGCCTTATATGTGACATGTTAAAGACTGGATAgtggggggctggtgagatgtcttAGTGGGTGCACCAGGCCTGCTGAACTGGGTCACTCCCTAGAACCCACAGGttaaaggagagaacccactccctcaagttgtcctttcatctccacacacatgctcttGCACATGTGTGCCCcaagtaaataaagaagaaatgtaaTGAAATGctataagaactttaaaaaaccGAATGAGGAAATACTGCTGACTTGTAAACTGACGTTCTTTTCATGtagtaaatttaaaacattaattttatttagcATAGATTTTCTACAATGTTTTAATGGCTATATGATAGTTCATTGTATGGATAAATAATTTAGGAAATCCCTACCGACAgacattttactatttttaatgttttgctaTTAATACACAATAGTACGGGAACTGGCCCTTGGTGTGCTGTATGAATTGGCAATCCTATGACATTCTTTGGATCAATTTCTAGAAGCAATCATATCCATAGCCATATGAACAAAATTAGATCCCACTCCTGGAAACACCTGAGCTCTAAATTCCCCATGCACAGGGTTCCGCCTTGGGAGATAAGGGAGACAGGTATGCTCGTCCTGGGCCTGAGAAGCATCAGTCTGGTGTGTACTGGTTCCCTTTTTGGCAGACTGACCACACCCATCCCTTCCTGTGGCTTCTGGTCTCTGACCTAAGGAATTCCATACTTCTATATAAGCCCCTGACAAAAGGTCAGGATCTTCCTTGATGCCAAATGAATGATCTGTTCTGTTTGGGATATGACTTGACCTGTTTAAGATAATTCAGAAGGTGCTGAcctatgcatgcgtgtgtgcctgtgtgtgtgtgtgtgtgtgtgtgtgtgtatgtgtccatatAGTAAACTGaagaccttgcacatgctaggaaaCACTCTACCACTTAGCTACGTCCTCAGCCCAATACTGGCTTTTTGATATACATCTGCAACATGAATGTGACTGTTATCTGCTTTTGCGTCTGTGTACTCCTGCTTCCAGAGTAGCCAAGACTACAGGTACACACCACTGTGCTTGGCTTCAGCCTCTTATTCTGGAAACTTCTGGGAGTTCCTTATTACCTGTAGGGACTTCACTTTACTTCACTAACAGTTGACATTAACAACAGCTCTTAATTTCCCCCTTGTCACATAAATATAGTTACAAAGTGCCTTTTATAGGTATCTAAGATTGTCATTAAGACAAATTTTCAAAATCAAGCACATCTCTGATGACCTCTCTCCTTTTCACAGGGGCACTTCTttgtcttcctctggcttccacgaAATGATAGGCATCTCCTCTCACCAAGATGGCTCCTTGTCTACCGGATGGAACTGAGGACATTACCTGCTGGCATGCCAGGAGAAAACCTGGACACATTAACTCCTGCTTGCTGCCTCTGGACAGCCAGGTCCATACTCTGCCCTATCCTCTAGACTGCCTTCTGTATTGTGGAGGCAAGCTGCTGAACAAGCAGGCCTGTGGTTGTCCAGTGCTGTTAACACCAAGGCAGTCCACCTGTCCAGGGCTGGGGTCGCCAGCTACGCACCTAAAGCCGCCTTCTTTGGCGCTCTAGTCTGtcaggtggctttgaactcaggtgGGGGGTCAAAGAGGTAGCAATCCCCAGCCCATGTGACCCACACTGGTCTGGAACAAGTTCTGACTGCTCACAGCAAGCCTCCTTACCCAGTGAGATGATGCTCTCATAGTTTTCCAGCATCACTGCCTTGTAGAGTGCCCGCTGCACAGGGACCAGATGCCTCCACTCTTCATCTGTGAAAGTCACAGCCACATCTTCAAATGTCACCGACGTCTGAAAACACAACCACACCCCCTTACGacccttttctttcttgtctgttttgtttttcttgagacagggtctaactctGGGTGCTCTATAATAGCATGGACCACAAACTCCAGCCTAACCCAACACTCTTTGGTGTGTGGGGGCTGACTCTCAGTCCGTAACTGGCTGCACCAAAAGGACAATCAGGATGGAACCACTGATTCCAGAGTCCTCCAGGCAGGCCTGTTCTGTAAGCTTTGGGGAAAGCCACAAGCTCAAGGTGCTGAAGGTCATCTTACTTTGGAGCCCTTCATTGGCCCAAGGGTGGAGGGTTGTAAAGGAAGATGATcaggataaagaaagaaaagtgactaCATTTTGGCATCAAATAATAGTAgttcagaaataaaaatgtccACCTCACCTGGCATCTGGTAGGTGGAGACACAGTGGCCATTCCCTCCTATGCTGTCCTGGTAGGGAAGAACAGAGGACTAGTGAGGAAAAAGTGTTGGGGGAGAGAAGGTATGAGAACGAGCAGTCCTGGGGTCTTCTGGCCCATGtggcaagccccccccccccatataccAGTGAGCAATGCAGCCaccttcattcccagcaccttACAAAGAGCAAAGAAAGCAAGACCAAGGGCACTCTCTGCTCACTGCAGAGTTAGAACAAAAGCCATGGATATGGAACCCACAGCAGCGTCTGTTGTACCATTCAGGGCAGAGTTCTGTTCCCAAGAGTCAGAACACAGCAAGATTCAtatgatatttatatattcacattTAATGTTGCCCTGAATGTTTAATGAGCTAAAACCATAAGCAACTTTACAAACTATGTggataagataaataaaaacgaTAGCCTCTTTAGAGGAGTAGCATTCCATTTACAGCTCTTGCTAATGAAGCATCCATCTTTGATACTATGAGACTCTTCATCTCGTTTCTAGAACCACACTGATCATATCACAACTGGACAATCAGTGAGTAACCAATTAGTAACTAGCAATTAGTGAGAAATTAACTGGCCTACTAGAAACATCCttgtttgctttctcttgctctgaggagacattgaccaaaagcaactcagggaggagaGGATTTATATATGGcccacaggttacagtccattccCAAGGGAAgcccaggcaggaacctggaggcagacactgaagcagagaccacggaggaacactgcttactggcttgctcagctactttcTCATACAGGCCAGGCCTACTTTCCCAAGGCTGGCATtatccacaatggactgggcctgCCTATATTAACTGGCAATTAAAAAAATGCCCCATCCTCCTGGTGGTGGCAATGGCGGCGCATGCTTttgagcccagcacttgggaggcagaggcaagcagatctctctgagttcccaaagtttgaggccagcctggtctacagagtgagttccaggacagccagggctacagagagaaaccctgtcttgagaaaaaagaaagaaagaaaataccccacgcaaacatgctcacaggcccatctgatggaggcaacCCAATTGAGATTCTCTTTTCCCAAGTATGCCTAAGTTTGTGTCCAGTTAATAAAAACTGTGACAGAAATGATCTGGTATGAAAAGATGACATCCTTCTCAGTGACCATGAACTTTAGTTGGGACAACATGCAGATGATGAGTCAAAAAGACATCAAGAGGTACTGAAGTTGCCTCAGGGACCGGGGGAGCAGTTACCAGGAGACAGAACCAATGGATGTGGCTCACATTAGTGGTGAGACGCTGGTGCTCACATTGGTTCAAGCTGAAAGGAAGGGAGCTCCAGTTCCCACACACTGCAGCTTTACTTATCCTTGGATTTCCAGAAGATTTATCTTCTTCGACCTCCATTCTTGTAAGTTAGATGCTAAATGCATCTCACCTTCTCACAATTCAGAATCTAATTAGAGCCTagtgggtgtggtagtgcaaATACttggaatctcagcactcaagaagctgaggtaAGACTGCtgcatactgagttcaaggccagcctgagctacataggaaaTACCACATCAATTCTTTCCCCTATAaaagtttaattaaaataatggTGAAAGCAAAAATTAGGGGAACTcctggtggggtggggagatagTATGCACGCTtctgagaaggaagagaaaatgtgtATCTGTGGCTCATTGACCACTTTATTGCAGCCAGAGGAATACATCACCACCCCCTGTGATTCATTCATCTACCTACTTAATCAGCATTTATTTAGTACCAACTACACCAAGCACAAACCCTGCAAGACACTTTCCCTGACCTCCACGAGCAACAGCTttatacaaagaacaaagaaacattTATTATAGGATGGTATGTAAAGAGATGCAGGGCAAGCTGTCAGGGCTTTGAAGAGGCTCCCCATGGAGGAAGGATTGAGGGAGAAATGCTGCAGCTTTCTTGGCACAACTGGGATCTACAGTTTTGCTGTGAGGGAGGAACATTATAGACAAGGAAAACCTTGAGTAAAAATAAGAGGCAGATCCTTATCACATAAAGGATTACTACTGAAATTAGATAAGAGGAAGTCTTAGTCATGAGCAATATTGGAGAAAAGATGAGCCTGGAGAAACCAGCAGAGATCAAACTACATCAaaaggagctgggggtggggggtgttgagCATGGTTGTGTTCTCATTAGATATGTACTTTAGAAAGAGCATTGTGATGAATAGCAAGGGCTTTCAAACACAGACATTCTCAGATTGGCCAATTCTCTTCTAGGAATTTATTctagaaataaaagagaatagTTACAGAGCTTTTAATTAACCATCGCCAACACATCTTTATTGAAGGTTCTCTGCCAGCCAGCTTCTTAAGCAATTACATATATCATCCCATTTAGTCTTTAAACAATGCAACTAGAATGTGAACTCTATTAAGCATCTACAACAGGAGACTTGATTAAATAATTTACTGCCTAGAGGCTAGACAAACAATGGAGCGCTATGAAACATCACCCTAACTAGTATTGCTGAGCACTTGCTCTCCTGAGGCTCTTGCTAAGTGCTTTTAATAAGGATAATTTAATCCCATCCTCATACATCAAGAGAGGGACTATAGGGTATTCAGGCTTtgtaaaaggctgaggcagaatttGAAAAAGTCTGCCTGGAAGCTTTTACTTCTATGTTATAATTTATTTCATCAAAAGATAGTCACAAAGTTAAGCAGATCTTTAGACTAAAATAGAAAATCCCGAAACGCATCCCAACATTTTGGGAAGCTTTATATGCATGACTGAAGCTCCATGGAAAACAAGTATGGTGACATATACCTGTAATGcctgcacttggaaggctgaagcaggatctgGCTTATCACCAGGGTAGGCTACAAAATGAGGCCGTATCTCAAAtgcaataaatgtaaaaacaaaaactagggaAAAGATCACCGGTAAATTGCAAACAACTTCAATGGAGTAATAGACAACTGGTCATCACACGGACTTCTAGACATATGATGGTTGTCGGTGTCGGTGGTTGGTCCTAAGTTGGGATGTTCGACTTTATTATGATCAGAATGTTACTTCTAGAACTGTTCCTCAAAACTTCGTGTGTGTTGATCTCATTTAAGACCACACAATACTCTGCTTGGTGGGTCTTACCCTGACCCTCTGGGTCTTGTCTGGCCTCAATATagttccttcatttttatttccactACTCCGTGACAGTGCACTCTAGTCAAAATCATCTCAAATCTGCCTGAAGTCATTTGCCATCTCCTTTGGGGTTTTCTTCACCTCAAATCCGGCCTCCTCTACGAACACCCTAAGCTCACGTCCAGACATTCTCGCGCAGGCTGGGGATGAGGAGCAAAAGACACAACGTGAGACGTTTTCTGGGGGGACTGGGTGAGAATAGAGTGGGCACCCCTAGATTTAGGGTCGGTACCACCTACATTCATGAAGCACCCATGAAGGGAAGAAGGAACTAGAGGAAGACGGGGGAAGACTGGGACCTCCAACTTGGAAGTACAGGATTCTGGCACACAGTGGGCGTACCACAAAGACACTGGTAGCCCTGTCTATGCCCTACCTACGCACACTGGGAGGGACGACTCTCCTCCCAGGCTCTCGCGCAAGCTAGCTCCATCAGGTCACGCCCACTAGTCCTCCCCCAAGTCCCCGGGGTTCCCTTCTCTCCGCCGCTGCGTCCACTCGGCATCTCGAAGACCTAGACCCGCAGCCCTCACCTTCCGCAAGAGTACTGGGTACCTGCGAACGCCGTACCGCCTCGGGTCGGGAAGGCAGTGCGCCTGCGCGATGGTCTTCCGCCTCTGGGCTCCAATCAATGGGCTGCCTTCgcatggactccatttcccagaagTCTCGACAGCCGGCGCGCCTTAAGATGACGCGTAAAAAAAGAACTGCACAAGCTTGCACTCCAGATCCGTGGTGCTGAAGCGGATGGGAGCAGGCTGTGTGCACGCGCGCTCCTAAACCCGGAGACCAGCTGTCCGGTGAAGGCGGACCTGAGTAGCGCAGCGAGGAGGAGGGTCCTAAGACAGCACAGGTCCTGTCTCTGGTTTGCCAGCGTGCCTGTCTTTTCTGAAAGCCAGGGTTCCCAGTTCTTAGTCATCTTTCAGTGGACTGTCCCAGATGCTCGACACACCTGTTGCTGTCGTCCTGCAAGAATTCTTAGGCAGTTTTCACTATTTTGGTCCGCACCTCGGGGAATTTACACTCAACTCTGTAACCACAATTCTGTTTGAGGATGACCTCCTTTCTACTGCTTCAGACGATACC
This genomic interval carries:
- the Znf2 gene encoding zinc finger protein 2, whose product is MATVSPPTRCQTSVTFEDVAVTFTDEEWRHLVPVQRALYKAVMLENYESIISLGLPVPRPDVILQLKRRDEPWTQGRHGSEEKEWPESVSLDWETKPEILATSEGTLRESRRRPSPLCPELEVQALAGGLEPGKESPKADTGKKPLSSDKSSQRRSAPSKKVLTKHQDQECSDCGKTFFDHSSLIRHQRTHTGEKPYDCPECGKAFSHRSSLSRHLMAHTGESPYECSACGKAFFDRSSLTVHQRIHTGEKPFKCSECGKAFFDRSSLTRHQRIHTGESPYECQQCGKAFSQKSILSRHQLIHTGRKPYECSECGKAFYGVSSLNRHQKAHAGEPHHQCHECGKAFFDRSSLTQHQKIHTGDKPYECSECGKAFSQRCRLTQHQRVHTGEKPFECSVCGKEFSFKSSVIQHQRRYAKQGTD